A DNA window from Sphingomonas profundi contains the following coding sequences:
- a CDS encoding conjugal transfer protein TraG, producing MTPTKLLIGQVIVVFAVVLVGVWFATQWAAAALAYQPQLGPPWYVAFGRPIYAPWALFLWWFSFEAYAPVIFEKAGAMAAASGLAGCGAAIFGSVWRARQRANLTTYGSARWASAKDIRAAGLLTEAGVFLGRTGIRYLRHDGPEHIMAFAPTRSGKGVGLVVPTLLGWSGSAVIHDIKGENWQLTAGWRQRFSHCLLFNPTDTRSARYNPLLEVRRGTDEVRDVQNIADILVDPEGALERRNHWEKTSHSLLVGAILHILYAEEEKTLARVASFLSDPQRPFTATLRRMMTTNHLGTTGAPIVHRVVASAAREVLNKSENERSGVLSTAMSFLGLYRDPTVAIVTSRCDWRIADLVEGKSPVSLYLVVPPSDISRTKPLIRLVLNQIGRRLTEHLHAENGAKAAGRHKLLMMLDEFPALGRLDFFETSLAFLAGYGVRAFLIAQSLNQIEKAYGEHNAILDNCHVRIAFATNDERTAKRISDALGTATEQRAMRNYAGHRLAPWLAHVMVSRQETARALLTPGEVMQLPPTDELVLVAGTPPIRATKLRYYEDGTFKERLLPPPVLTDGDYVDRPASRLDDWAGIVRGTDARLAAAGDEDENDAGGGLEQARHPGHESARPLAPDPATADPLGLGADDDDVTADQRAMDQARALGTARTVYAVDAADHRPGDLQLGL from the coding sequence ATGACCCCGACCAAACTGCTTATCGGACAGGTCATTGTCGTGTTTGCCGTCGTCCTGGTGGGCGTCTGGTTCGCGACTCAATGGGCTGCCGCAGCACTGGCCTACCAGCCGCAGCTTGGTCCCCCGTGGTACGTCGCCTTCGGTCGGCCGATTTACGCGCCCTGGGCGCTTTTCCTCTGGTGGTTCTCATTCGAGGCCTACGCGCCGGTCATCTTTGAGAAAGCTGGGGCGATGGCCGCCGCGAGCGGCCTTGCCGGCTGCGGCGCAGCCATCTTCGGATCAGTGTGGCGCGCGCGTCAGCGCGCTAATCTTACCACATACGGCTCTGCCCGTTGGGCGAGCGCAAAGGATATCCGCGCGGCGGGGCTGTTGACCGAAGCCGGTGTATTCCTCGGTCGGACCGGTATCCGCTACCTTCGCCATGATGGCCCCGAGCACATCATGGCCTTTGCCCCCACCCGCAGCGGCAAGGGCGTCGGGCTGGTCGTACCGACATTGCTCGGCTGGTCGGGCTCGGCGGTCATCCACGACATCAAGGGCGAAAACTGGCAGCTGACCGCCGGCTGGCGGCAACGCTTCTCACACTGCCTGCTCTTCAACCCGACGGACACCCGCTCGGCGCGCTACAATCCGCTGCTCGAGGTCCGCCGTGGCACCGACGAGGTTCGCGACGTCCAGAACATCGCCGACATCCTCGTAGACCCCGAAGGCGCGCTCGAACGCCGCAACCACTGGGAGAAGACCAGCCACTCCCTGCTGGTCGGCGCGATCCTCCATATTCTCTATGCTGAGGAAGAGAAGACGCTCGCCCGCGTGGCCTCTTTTCTGTCCGACCCGCAGCGACCGTTCACCGCCACGCTGCGCCGGATGATGACGACCAACCATCTCGGCACGACAGGCGCGCCGATCGTGCACCGAGTCGTCGCGTCAGCGGCGCGCGAGGTGCTCAACAAGTCCGAGAACGAGCGCTCCGGCGTGCTGTCGACGGCCATGTCGTTCCTTGGTCTCTACCGCGACCCCACCGTCGCGATCGTTACGTCGCGATGTGACTGGCGCATTGCCGATCTGGTCGAGGGTAAGTCGCCGGTTTCGCTCTATCTGGTCGTGCCGCCGTCCGACATCAGCCGCACCAAACCGCTGATCCGCCTCGTACTCAACCAGATCGGCCGTCGCTTGACCGAGCATCTGCACGCCGAGAACGGCGCCAAGGCCGCTGGCCGCCACAAGCTGCTGATGATGCTCGACGAGTTTCCCGCACTCGGGCGACTGGACTTCTTCGAGACAAGCCTCGCCTTTCTGGCGGGCTATGGCGTCCGCGCCTTCCTGATCGCGCAGAGCCTCAACCAGATCGAAAAAGCTTACGGCGAGCACAACGCCATCCTCGATAATTGCCACGTCCGCATCGCCTTCGCGACCAACGACGAGCGGACGGCGAAGCGCATCTCCGACGCCCTCGGCACCGCGACCGAGCAGCGCGCGATGCGCAACTATGCCGGTCACCGGCTCGCGCCCTGGCTCGCGCATGTCATGGTCAGCCGACAGGAGACCGCGCGCGCGCTGCTGACCCCCGGCGAGGTCATGCAGCTGCCGCCGACCGACGAGCTGGTGCTTGTCGCCGGCACGCCGCCGATCCGTGCCACCAAGCTGCGCTATTACGAGGACGGCACGTTCAAGGAGCGCCTCCTCCCGCCGCCCGTGCTCACGGATGGCGACTATGTCGATCGACCGGCATCGCGCCTCGATGATTGGGCCGGCATCGTCCGCGGCACCGACGCGCGGCTCGCCGCTGCCGGGGATGAAGACGAAAACGATGCCGGCGGCGGACTCGAACAGGCCCGCCATCCCGGCCACGAGTCCGCTCGCCCGCTCGCACCCGATCCCGCGACCGCAGATCCGCTGGGTCTCGGCGCAGACGACGATGATGTCACGGCCGACCAGCGCGCCATGGACCAGGCACGCGCGCTCGGCACCGCCCGCACTGTTTATGCCGTCGACGCCGCTGACCACCGGCCCGGCGACTTGCAACTGGGCCTCTGA
- a CDS encoding VirB3 family type IV secretion system protein, with the protein MIGTGQHLEGFEAPIHESLGSPILLGGAPRGIAIVNGTLAAAVGLGLQQWLAGLVLWAVGHSIAVFAARRDPDFAPVLLRHIRQKGYLAC; encoded by the coding sequence ATGATCGGCACCGGCCAGCATCTGGAAGGCTTCGAGGCCCCCATCCACGAGAGCCTCGGATCGCCGATCCTGCTCGGTGGCGCGCCACGCGGGATCGCGATCGTCAACGGGACGCTCGCCGCGGCGGTCGGCCTTGGGCTCCAGCAGTGGCTGGCCGGTCTCGTGCTGTGGGCGGTCGGGCACAGCATCGCCGTGTTTGCCGCCCGCCGCGACCCAGACTTTGCACCGGTCCTGCTCCGCCACATCCGCCAGAAGGGCTATCTCGCGTGCTAA
- a CDS encoding TrbC/VirB2 family protein, whose product MTMQLAKIPSRGSTFLVGAAIGLSLAVSNSAQAAGSGMPWEQPLQQVLESVQGPVAKIVAVIVIITTGLTLAFGESSGGFRRLIQIVFGLSIAFAASSFFLSFFSFGGGALIA is encoded by the coding sequence ATGACCATGCAGCTTGCCAAGATTCCGTCTCGCGGATCGACCTTCCTCGTCGGCGCCGCCATCGGACTGAGCCTCGCCGTCAGCAACAGCGCCCAGGCGGCCGGCTCGGGCATGCCCTGGGAGCAGCCGCTCCAGCAGGTGCTGGAATCGGTGCAGGGGCCGGTCGCCAAGATCGTCGCCGTGATCGTCATCATCACGACCGGCCTGACGCTGGCGTTCGGCGAGAGCAGCGGCGGCTTCCGGCGGTTGATCCAGATCGTGTTCGGCCTGTCGATCGCCTTCGCCGCATCGAGCTTCTTCCTCAGCTTCTTCAGCTTCGGCGGCGGAGCGCTGATCGCATGA
- the dndB gene encoding DNA sulfur modification protein DndB → MANSYSFAAIRGVQAGRAYYVAMVPLKTVERLFRFDEAELPPQLRAQRELNKTRIPAIARYLTQNAGEYVLSALSATIDGALRFQTVPGERSIGTLLIDMAATIVINDGQHRRAGIVEALRERPHLGDETIAVTLFPDEGLARSQQMFVDLNQHGVKPSRSLRLFYDARDEAARVTRAVVEAVPLFRDLTDLTRTNLTAGSRKLFAFSNLHTATSVLIEDAGLKVTHETPDQAVDFWRAVVDGMPEWRLAGRGQLAAAELRRDRVHAHGVALEAIAIAGARVINERPDGWREALGRLGGIDWDRANAAQWEGRALLGGRINRSRTSVLLTADAIHRAITSDERSTNDADADRHLD, encoded by the coding sequence ATGGCCAACAGCTACAGTTTCGCCGCGATACGAGGGGTTCAGGCGGGAAGAGCCTACTACGTCGCCATGGTGCCGCTGAAGACTGTGGAAAGGCTGTTTCGCTTCGACGAGGCGGAACTTCCGCCGCAACTCCGGGCCCAGCGCGAGTTGAACAAGACGCGGATTCCGGCGATCGCCCGATATCTGACGCAGAATGCGGGAGAGTACGTGCTGTCCGCGCTGTCTGCGACGATCGACGGAGCGCTGAGATTCCAGACCGTGCCCGGCGAGCGCTCGATCGGCACGCTGTTGATCGACATGGCGGCCACCATCGTGATCAACGACGGCCAACACCGCAGGGCGGGCATCGTCGAAGCGCTGCGAGAGCGGCCCCATCTTGGCGACGAGACCATCGCCGTGACTCTGTTTCCGGACGAGGGCCTCGCGCGATCGCAGCAGATGTTCGTCGACCTTAATCAGCACGGCGTGAAGCCATCGCGATCGCTGCGCCTGTTCTACGACGCGCGCGACGAAGCCGCGCGCGTTACGCGGGCCGTAGTCGAGGCGGTCCCGCTCTTCCGCGACCTCACCGATCTTACGCGGACCAACCTCACGGCTGGATCGCGCAAGCTGTTTGCATTCAGCAACCTGCACACCGCGACGTCCGTGCTGATCGAGGACGCCGGGCTTAAGGTCACGCACGAAACGCCGGACCAAGCTGTGGACTTCTGGCGTGCGGTCGTGGACGGAATGCCCGAGTGGCGACTCGCCGGCCGCGGCCAGCTCGCTGCCGCCGAACTGCGACGCGACCGGGTCCACGCGCACGGCGTCGCGCTGGAGGCGATCGCGATCGCCGGCGCCCGGGTGATAAATGAGCGGCCGGACGGCTGGCGCGAGGCGCTCGGCCGCCTTGGTGGCATCGACTGGGACCGGGCGAACGCCGCCCAGTGGGAGGGGCGCGCGCTGCTCGGCGGCCGCATCAACCGGTCGCGTACCAGCGTGCTGCTGACGGCGGACGCGATCCACCGCGCGATCACATCCGATGAACGGAGCACGAACGATGCTGACGCCGACCGTCACTTGGACTAG
- the trbE gene encoding conjugal transfer protein TrbE: MLNLAEYRHRSDRLADHLPWAALIAPGVILNKDGSFLRVLRFRGPDLESATEGELISACARANNVLKRFGTGWALFFDAERREATAYPDSDFPDAASWLVDQERRATFLSEGEHFESRYHLTLTWLPTPDSAEAAGRSLVERPAAEKGRDWHSALASFIAESDRALDLFASFMPEIRALDDGETLTFLHGTISTRPHRVAVPDTPIYLDALLADTPLTGGLEPRLDDTYVRTLTVLGFPSMSRPGILDALNHQDFAYRWVTRFIALDKGDATKALTKLRRQWFNKRKSISALLREIMYNQPSQLLDTDADNKVVDADLALQVLGGDHVAFGYLTTTITVTDTDRGRVEDKVRQVERIVNGLGFTTIREGVNAVEAWLSSLPGQTYANVRQPLVHTLNLAHLMPLSSVWAGPTHNAHLGGPPLLHASTAGSTPFRLSTHVGDVGHMLVVGPTGAGKSALLALIALQFRRYVNAQVYIFDKGFSARAAVLAMGGAHHALGLGADAGETLAFQPLRRIDDATERSWAVEWIAALLTHEKVTVTPEVKDAVWSALGSLASAPAEERTLTGLTLLLQSNALRTALGAYTLDGPYGRLLDAAEQHLAFADVQCFETEALMGQTGVVAPVLTYLFHRLEERFDGRPTLLILDEAWIFLDHPLFAARIREWLKVLRKKNVAVLFATQSLADIATSSIAPAIIESCPQRILLPNDRAIEPQSREAYERFGLNDRQIELVSRATPKRQYYLQSARGNRLFELGLGPIALALCGASDPVTQARIDAIIVEGGQADFAARFLAGTGLDWAAELLTDFPAPQVPEGDE; this comes from the coding sequence GTGCTAAACCTTGCCGAATATCGTCACCGGTCCGACCGGCTGGCGGACCATCTGCCCTGGGCCGCGCTGATCGCGCCCGGCGTCATCCTCAACAAGGATGGCAGCTTCCTGCGCGTCCTGCGCTTCCGCGGACCCGATCTTGAGTCCGCCACGGAGGGCGAGCTCATCTCGGCCTGCGCCCGCGCAAATAATGTGCTGAAGCGGTTCGGCACCGGCTGGGCACTGTTCTTCGATGCCGAACGGCGCGAGGCGACTGCCTATCCCGACAGCGACTTTCCCGACGCCGCGTCTTGGCTGGTCGACCAGGAACGCCGCGCGACTTTCCTCAGCGAAGGCGAACATTTCGAAAGCCGCTATCATCTGACCCTGACCTGGTTGCCGACGCCGGACAGCGCCGAGGCGGCGGGGCGGTCGCTGGTCGAGCGCCCCGCCGCCGAAAAAGGCCGCGACTGGCACAGCGCGCTTGCGAGCTTCATCGCCGAAAGCGACCGTGCGCTCGACCTGTTCGCAAGCTTCATGCCGGAGATTCGTGCGCTCGACGATGGCGAGACGCTGACCTTCCTGCACGGCACGATCTCGACGCGCCCGCACCGTGTCGCGGTTCCCGACACGCCGATCTATCTCGACGCGTTGCTCGCCGACACGCCGCTGACCGGCGGGCTCGAGCCCCGGCTTGACGACACGTATGTCCGGACACTGACTGTGCTCGGCTTCCCGAGCATGAGCCGGCCGGGCATCCTCGACGCGCTGAACCATCAGGATTTCGCCTATCGCTGGGTCACGCGCTTCATCGCGCTCGACAAGGGCGACGCGACCAAGGCGCTGACGAAGCTGCGCCGCCAGTGGTTCAACAAGCGCAAGTCGATCTCCGCGTTGCTGCGCGAAATCATGTACAACCAGCCTTCGCAGCTGCTCGACACCGACGCCGACAATAAGGTGGTCGATGCAGACCTCGCGCTGCAGGTGCTCGGCGGCGACCATGTCGCGTTCGGCTATCTGACGACGACGATCACGGTGACCGACACCGACCGAGGCCGGGTCGAGGACAAGGTCCGCCAGGTCGAGCGGATCGTCAACGGGCTCGGCTTCACGACGATCCGGGAGGGCGTCAACGCGGTCGAGGCATGGCTGTCGTCATTGCCCGGACAGACCTACGCCAATGTCCGACAACCGCTGGTCCACACGTTAAACCTCGCCCACCTGATGCCGCTTTCGTCGGTCTGGGCGGGACCAACCCACAACGCGCATCTCGGCGGACCGCCGCTGCTCCATGCTAGCACGGCGGGATCAACGCCGTTCCGCCTGTCGACGCATGTCGGCGATGTCGGGCACATGCTGGTGGTCGGGCCGACCGGCGCCGGCAAGTCCGCTCTGCTCGCGCTGATCGCGCTCCAATTTCGGCGCTACGTGAATGCCCAGGTGTACATCTTCGACAAAGGCTTCTCGGCCCGCGCCGCGGTCCTGGCGATGGGCGGCGCGCACCATGCGCTGGGCCTCGGCGCCGACGCCGGCGAGACGCTGGCGTTCCAGCCGCTGCGCCGGATCGACGACGCGACCGAGCGGAGCTGGGCCGTCGAGTGGATCGCGGCACTCCTGACGCACGAGAAGGTAACCGTCACACCCGAGGTCAAGGACGCGGTCTGGTCCGCGCTTGGCAGCCTCGCGTCAGCGCCGGCCGAAGAACGCACGCTGACCGGTCTGACCCTGTTGCTCCAGTCAAACGCGCTGCGCACAGCACTCGGCGCCTATACGCTAGACGGCCCCTATGGCCGGCTGCTCGATGCCGCGGAGCAGCATCTCGCATTCGCCGATGTTCAGTGCTTCGAGACGGAGGCGCTGATGGGCCAGACCGGCGTGGTCGCGCCGGTGCTGACGTATCTCTTCCACCGGCTGGAGGAGCGGTTCGATGGACGGCCGACGCTCCTGATCCTCGACGAAGCCTGGATATTCCTCGACCATCCTCTGTTTGCCGCCCGAATCCGCGAATGGCTGAAGGTGCTGCGCAAGAAGAATGTCGCCGTGCTGTTCGCGACCCAGAGCCTCGCCGACATCGCAACAAGCAGCATCGCACCCGCCATCATTGAGAGCTGCCCGCAGCGCATCCTGCTGCCCAACGACCGCGCGATCGAGCCGCAAAGCCGCGAGGCCTATGAGCGGTTCGGGCTCAACGACCGCCAGATCGAGCTGGTCAGCCGCGCGACCCCCAAGCGGCAATATTACCTCCAGTCCGCGCGCGGCAACCGGCTCTTCGAGCTCGGCCTTGGACCGATCGCGCTGGCGCTCTGCGGCGCCTCCGACCCCGTCACGCAGGCGCGGATCGACGCGATAATCGTAGAAGGCGGCCAGGCGGACTTCGCCGCCCGCTTCCTTGCCGGCACCGGCCTCGACTGGGCCGCCGAGCTTCTCACCGATTTTCCTGCCCCCCAAGTCCCCGAAGGAGATGAATGA
- the trbJ gene encoding P-type conjugative transfer protein TrbJ, whose translation MTVALLALGLTGSLALSVVVPSTPAQAIVVFDPSNYSQNILTAARTLQQINNQIQSLQNEANMLINQAKNLTRIDFPELQAITQTLQQIDRLMGQAQGIRFQVAGLDQQFRQMFPQSFAQALSTNDQVDAARSRLDTAMSAYRQTMTVQAQVVENVAADAQTLSALMAKSQGAEGALQAQQATNQLLALTAKQQFQIQNVMAAQYRAEAIERARQGQAEIDARAAAKRFLGSGTAYTPQ comes from the coding sequence ATGACCGTCGCGCTGCTTGCGCTCGGCCTGACCGGATCGCTCGCGTTGTCTGTCGTCGTGCCATCGACACCAGCGCAGGCGATCGTCGTGTTCGACCCCAGCAACTACAGCCAGAACATCCTGACAGCGGCGCGAACCCTTCAGCAGATCAACAACCAGATCCAGTCGCTCCAGAACGAAGCGAACATGCTGATCAATCAGGCAAAGAACCTGACGCGCATCGACTTCCCCGAGCTGCAGGCGATCACCCAGACTCTCCAGCAGATCGACCGGCTGATGGGCCAGGCGCAAGGCATCCGCTTCCAGGTTGCGGGTCTCGACCAGCAATTCCGGCAGATGTTTCCCCAGAGCTTCGCCCAGGCGCTGAGCACCAACGATCAGGTCGACGCCGCGCGCAGCCGGCTCGATACCGCCATGTCGGCGTACCGCCAGACGATGACGGTGCAGGCCCAGGTCGTCGAAAATGTCGCGGCAGACGCGCAGACGCTTTCCGCGCTCATGGCCAAGAGCCAGGGCGCCGAAGGCGCGCTGCAGGCGCAGCAGGCGACCAACCAGTTGCTCGCGCTCACCGCCAAGCAGCAGTTCCAGATCCAAAACGTGATGGCCGCGCAATACCGCGCCGAGGCGATCGAGCGGGCGCGCCAAGGCCAGGCCGAGATCGATGCGCGCGCGGCGGCCAAACGATTCCTCGGCTCCGGCACGGCCTACACGCCCCAGTAG
- a CDS encoding helix-turn-helix domain-containing protein, protein MDDLLSDVHGPQMALSLQKDFGERMRALRVEAGRSQEEFAALVNIDRATYGKLERGEINPSLITLARIAVALDTSLSSLLNGITLDADEVRKIPRLARGPTPISERLRQAKPRSD, encoded by the coding sequence GTGGACGATCTCCTGTCTGACGTGCACGGTCCCCAAATGGCTCTGTCGCTCCAGAAGGATTTTGGCGAACGTATGCGGGCGCTGCGCGTTGAGGCAGGACGATCGCAGGAGGAGTTCGCGGCCTTGGTGAACATCGACCGTGCCACTTACGGGAAGTTGGAGCGCGGCGAGATCAATCCAAGTTTAATCACGCTTGCCCGCATCGCGGTCGCCCTCGACACGAGCCTGTCCAGCTTGCTCAATGGCATCACGCTCGACGCAGACGAAGTACGCAAAATCCCCCGACTAGCACGTGGACCTACCCCCATTTCCGAACGGCTTCGGCAGGCTAAACCAAGGTCGGACTAA
- the dndC gene encoding DNA phosphorothioation system sulfurtransferase DndC has translation MNMDELKIGDEAPKGLGLLPRLMEDVREIYLEDDRPWVVGYSGGKDSTTALQLIWASLIALPPERRTKPIYVISSDTLVETPVVSRYIDQTLEKITVAAAEQCMPIVAHKVVPEVDKSFWVNMIGRGYPAPSRRFRWCTERLKIEPANDFIKSRVAEFGEVVMVLGVRSQESATRAQVMSLHRIPGSRLSRHSSLLNAFVYAPIAAFSTDDVWTYLLQNPSPWGNDNRDLVAMYRNASSGECPLVVDTSTPSCGNSRFGCWVCTVVERDKAMEAMIDSGEEWLTPLLDFRDKLSATQDPARKRDFRDFRRRTGHISFIKDTDRVMPGPYKLEFCREILRQLLETQVQVAREAPIGEAPLLIQEEELHEIRRLWRTERGDWADSVPRIVRETLGKDLDWIAEDSVAFTSDDGELLDSICAENDVPTELVMKLLDIERASHGLKRRHAVHTRIEDAFRLDWRDLDVIVDERRRDLGIDDEMPDVAEAELGFDADEEVGQ, from the coding sequence ATGAACATGGACGAGCTGAAAATCGGGGACGAGGCACCCAAAGGGCTTGGCCTGCTGCCGCGGCTGATGGAGGACGTGCGGGAGATCTACCTCGAGGACGACCGTCCCTGGGTAGTGGGCTATTCGGGCGGTAAGGATTCGACCACCGCGCTGCAGCTGATTTGGGCATCCCTCATCGCGCTGCCCCCGGAGCGGCGCACCAAGCCGATCTATGTCATCAGCTCCGACACGCTGGTCGAGACGCCGGTAGTCTCCCGCTACATCGACCAGACGCTCGAGAAGATCACAGTTGCCGCCGCCGAGCAGTGCATGCCCATCGTCGCGCACAAGGTGGTTCCCGAGGTCGACAAGAGCTTCTGGGTCAATATGATCGGCCGCGGCTACCCGGCGCCCTCGCGCCGCTTCCGCTGGTGCACCGAGCGGCTGAAGATCGAGCCGGCCAACGACTTCATCAAGAGCCGGGTCGCGGAGTTCGGCGAGGTCGTGATGGTCCTCGGCGTGCGCTCGCAAGAGTCGGCGACGCGCGCACAGGTGATGTCGCTGCACCGCATCCCCGGCTCACGTCTCTCGCGCCACTCGTCGCTGCTCAACGCTTTCGTCTACGCGCCGATCGCAGCGTTCTCGACCGACGACGTCTGGACCTACCTGCTGCAGAACCCATCCCCATGGGGCAACGACAACCGCGACCTCGTTGCGATGTACAGGAACGCGTCGTCGGGCGAGTGTCCGCTGGTCGTCGACACCTCCACGCCCTCGTGCGGCAACTCGCGCTTCGGCTGCTGGGTCTGCACCGTCGTCGAGCGCGACAAGGCGATGGAGGCGATGATCGACAGCGGCGAGGAATGGTTGACGCCACTGCTCGACTTCCGCGACAAGCTGTCGGCGACCCAGGACCCGGCCCGCAAGCGCGACTTCCGCGACTTCCGCCGACGGACGGGGCATATCTCCTTCATCAAAGACACCGACCGGGTCATGCCCGGACCCTACAAGCTCGAGTTTTGCCGCGAGATCCTGCGCCAGCTACTCGAGACACAGGTCCAGGTCGCCCGCGAGGCGCCGATTGGCGAGGCCCCGCTGCTCATCCAGGAGGAGGAGCTGCACGAGATCCGGCGCCTTTGGCGAACCGAGCGCGGCGACTGGGCGGACAGCGTGCCCCGGATCGTGCGCGAAACGCTCGGCAAGGATCTCGACTGGATCGCCGAGGACTCGGTCGCGTTCACATCCGACGACGGCGAACTGCTCGACTCGATCTGCGCCGAGAACGACGTGCCGACGGAGCTGGTCATGAAACTCCTAGACATCGAGCGCGCGTCGCACGGCCTGAAGCGCCGCCACGCTGTCCACACGCGGATCGAGGACGCTTTTCGGCTAGACTGGCGGGACCTCGACGTGATTGTCGACGAGCGCCGGCGCGACCTCGGCATCGACGACGAGATGCCGGATGTGGCCGAGGCGGAGCTGGGCTTCGACGCGGACGAGGAGGTCGGCCAATGA
- a CDS encoding CopG family transcriptional regulator — protein MAEKIRHQLFLPKPVSDRLEALAAKPGASKSAILTDAVTAWLNRRGASELEDRFGLRLDRMTAAIGRLERDGHIQLETLALFVRYELAIQAPLAENDQAGRAIAAKRFEAFVAQVGRQIAAGRRTLADGFGAGTESGR, from the coding sequence GTGGCCGAGAAAATCCGCCACCAACTGTTCTTGCCGAAGCCGGTCAGCGACCGTCTCGAAGCACTCGCCGCAAAGCCTGGCGCATCCAAGTCTGCGATCCTGACCGATGCCGTGACCGCCTGGCTTAACCGGCGCGGCGCGTCCGAGCTTGAGGATCGGTTCGGACTCCGGCTCGATCGCATGACCGCGGCAATCGGCAGGCTCGAGCGAGACGGCCATATCCAGCTCGAAACTCTGGCGCTGTTCGTGCGCTACGAACTGGCGATCCAGGCGCCTCTCGCCGAGAACGACCAAGCCGGCCGTGCCATCGCCGCCAAAAGGTTCGAAGCCTTCGTCGCCCAGGTCGGACGGCAGATCGCGGCCGGTCGCCGAACGCTTGCTGACGGGTTCGGCGCCGGCACGGAGTCCGGCCGATGA
- the trbB gene encoding P-type conjugative transfer ATPase TrbB encodes MTAGISADRRRAMLRTAMGPAIAGALADPRVIEIMVNPDGALRLDRLGEGRTDTGVRMEAAQVERIIRLVASHARAEVHGDAPIVSAELPPSMEGRAGERFEGVLPPVSTAPCFSIRKPAERLYSLDDYLTDGIMGQAAADRLKACVTQRYNILVAGGTSSGKTTLANALLAEMAWVDERVILIEDTRELQSPAADTVALRTRPGVVTMADLVRSTLRLRPDRIIVGEVRGPEALDMLKAWNTGHPGGIATVHANSAMSALYRIEGLVQEAVVTVPRRLIAEAIDIIVFISGRGLQRRITSIARVAGLDPDTGSYALADLLNPPNPQGE; translated from the coding sequence ATGACTGCCGGCATCTCCGCGGACCGACGCCGCGCCATGCTGCGCACGGCGATGGGGCCGGCGATCGCCGGAGCGCTGGCCGATCCTCGCGTCATCGAGATCATGGTCAATCCCGACGGCGCGCTGCGGCTCGACCGGCTCGGCGAAGGCCGCACCGACACCGGAGTCCGTATGGAAGCCGCGCAGGTCGAGCGGATCATCCGACTTGTTGCCTCGCACGCCCGTGCCGAAGTCCACGGCGACGCGCCCATCGTATCGGCCGAGCTTCCGCCGAGCATGGAAGGCCGTGCCGGCGAGCGGTTCGAAGGCGTGCTGCCGCCGGTGTCGACGGCGCCCTGCTTCTCGATCCGTAAACCCGCGGAGCGCCTCTACAGCCTCGACGACTATCTGACCGACGGCATCATGGGGCAGGCCGCCGCTGACCGGCTGAAAGCCTGCGTCACCCAGCGGTACAACATCCTCGTCGCCGGCGGCACCAGCTCAGGCAAGACCACGCTAGCCAACGCGTTGCTCGCCGAAATGGCCTGGGTCGACGAGCGCGTCATCCTGATCGAGGACACGCGCGAGCTGCAGAGCCCGGCGGCTGACACCGTCGCACTGCGCACGCGGCCGGGCGTCGTCACCATGGCGGATCTCGTTCGCTCGACGCTCCGCCTCCGCCCAGATCGCATCATCGTCGGCGAGGTGCGCGGTCCTGAAGCGCTCGACATGCTCAAGGCGTGGAACACCGGCCACCCCGGCGGCATCGCCACAGTGCACGCCAACAGCGCGATGTCCGCGCTCTACCGGATCGAAGGGCTGGTGCAGGAGGCGGTTGTCACCGTGCCGCGTCGACTGATCGCCGAGGCAATCGACATCATCGTCTTCATCTCCGGCCGCGGCCTGCAACGCCGAATAACCAGCATCGCGCGCGTCGCCGGGCTTGATCCCGACACCGGCAGCTACGCGCTCGCCGACCTCCTCAACCCTCCCAACCCTCAAGGAGAATGA